The DNA sequence GCGGATGCGCCGGTTGGCCGGGGTGTGGCTGCGTGAGCAGGGGCGGCGTTGGCCGGTGGTGCGTTTTGATGTGGTTGCCGTGCAAATTGATTCGAAGGACTCGGTGTCGATTTCGCATTTGCGTGGGGTGTTCTGAGGTGAAGTTGGGGCGGGTGCGGTCGGTGGCGATCAATGGTGTCGAGGGTGTGGTGGTGGAGATCGAGGCGTCGATCGGTCAGGGTCTGCCGGGGGTGCATCTGGTGGGTCTGGGTGATGCGGCGTTGAAGGAGGCGAAAGATCGTGTGCGTGCGGCGATCACCAACACTGCTGCGGCGAGTAAGGGTGCTGACGGGGGCGAGGGCGCTGTTGCGAAGTGGCCGGAGGGTCGTATCACGTTGGCGTTGTCGCCTGCGACGTTGCCCAAGTCGGGGTCGATGTACGACTTGGCGTTGGCGTTGGCGGTGCTGGCTGCGGGAAATGATTATGCGCCTGCGTATTTGGAGAAGTCTGTGTTCTTGGGTGAGTTGGCGCTCGACGGGCGGGTTCGGCCGGTGCGTGGGGTGTTGCCTGCGGTGGTGGCGGCCCGGCAGGCGGGTTTCACTCATGCGGTGGTGCCGTTGGGCAATGTTGCCGAGGCGGGGTTGGTGTCGGGGATCGAGGTGGGTGGGGCGAGTCATCTGCGGGAGGTGCTTGCCTGGCTCAAGGGGATGTTTGTGCTGGACACGGTGGGTCCGCGGCAGCCGGCCCGGTCGGTGGTGGCGGGGCCGGATCTGTGTGATGTGGTGGGTCAGGACGAGGCGCGGTATGCGATGGAGGTTGCTGCTGCAGGGGCGCATCATCTGTTGTTGACGGGGCCGCCGGGGATCGGGAAGACGATGCTGGCGCGGCGGCTGCCGGGGATCCTGCCGCCGTTGAACGAGGCCGAGGCGTTGGAGGTCACGGCGATTCACTCGATTGCCGGTGGGTTGCCGTCTGATCACCCGTTGATTCGTGATGCGCCGTTCATCGCTCCGCATCACTCGACAACGGTGACTGCGATGATCGGTGGTGGTACGGGGATGGCCAAACCCGGCGCGGTGTCGCGGGCGCACCGCGGCGTTCTGTTCCTCGACGAGTGCGCGGAGCTTGGTGTCAAGGTGCTCGAGACACTGCGAACTCCGTTGGAGGACGGTGAGGTTCGAGTGGCGCGCCGAGACGGGGTCGCTCGATTCCCTGCCCGCTTCCAGCTGATACTGGCAGCCAACCCGTGCCCGTGCGCCCCGGCGAACGACGTGGACTGTGTGTGTTCGCCCACTGCACGTCGTCGTTATCTCGGCAAGCTGTCGGGGCCGCTCATGGATCGGGTGGACATCAGGGTTCGGATGGATCCTCCTGGGACAGCGGCGCTGGCGGGCGGGCCCGCGGAATCGAGTGCTGTTGTCCGCGAGCGTGTGATGGCGGCACGCGCCGCTGCTCGCGAGCGCTGGCTCACCCACGGGTGGCAGACGAATGCGGAGGTGCCGGGTGCGGTACTGCGGCGGGGCGATTTTCGCTTGCCGGGTTCGGTGGTCAGGCCGATCGAACTGTTCCTGCGAGACGGGCGGGTGACGGCACGCGGAGCGGACCGGGCACTTCGCCTGGCGTGGACGCTTGCCGATCTCTCCGGAGACGACCAGCCGACCGAAAACCATGTGGCGCAAGCATTGATGTTTCGCGACCGCGGATACAACTGAGGGGACGACATGCTCGACGACAACACACGACTCGACTGGGCATACCTCGCCGGTGTGGCCGAGCCGCCGAACGCCGCTCTGCACAAGCTGATTGCGGAGGTGGGCGCGACCGAGGCGGCGCGCGCGGTGTCACGGCAGTCGGTGCCGCCCGGCCACGAAGAGGTACTGCGGGCGACGGCGGCTCGCCACCAGGTCAACACCGCCGAGGAAGACCTGTCCGCGATCGCCCGACTCGGTGGCAGGCTGGTGACGCCCGCAGACGACGAATGGCCCGGCTGGCAGCTTCTCGCCCTGGGCCGGGCGGACACTGCGGCCAAAGGCGGTGAGCCCGTGGCGCTGTGGGCCCGCGGCCCGGCAAGGCTCGACGGCGCCGTCGACCGCTCGGTGGCGTTGGTCGGATCCCGGGCGGCGTCAGGCTATGGCGAGCACGTCACGTCGTCGCTCACCGGCGGTCTCGTCGGCGAAGGGTGGTCGGTGATCTCCGGAGGTGCCTACGGCATCGATGGCGTGGCGCACCGATGTGCGTTGGCCGCGGACGGAACCACGGTGGCCGTACTCGCATGCGGACTGGATCGTGACTACCCGGCCGGTCACGCAAGGTTGATCGCCGAGATCGCTCGCACCGGAGTGGTGGTCAGCGAATACCGCCCGGGCACATCGGCAGCCAAGCATCGCTTCTTGACCCGGAACCGTCTGGTGGCGGCACTGTCGCGGGCGGTCGTCGTGGTGGAGGCAGGCGGGCGCAGCGGCGCGGCCAACACAGCCGCGTGGACTCGGAAGCTGGGGCTGCCTCTGGGTGCGGTGCCAGGACCGGTCACGTCGGCGACTTCCATCGGATGCCACCGGATGATTGCCGACGGTGTGGCGCAACTGGTGACCAGTTCAGACGACATCATCAGGCTGGCCGAGCCCGACGGTGTGACGGGTTCGGAAGCCCGCACGTCATCGATGCGCCCGACCGACGGCCTCGACGAGACCCAGCAACGAACCTACGACGCGGTGCCGGCGCGTGGATCACTGACCATCGGCGAGATTGCTTTCGCCAGTGGACTCGCCGTCCGCGAGGTGCGCTCTGCGCTGGCCGTCCTGGAAACGCGAGGTTTGCTGAGCACCAATGGATCCGGGTGGAGACTGGCCGGGTCGCGGTGATTACCTCAGGGCCGCCGGGGAACGCCGATGACGGTTCGTAGGAGCAGATCGGCGACCGCGGTCGGTAGAGCGCCCACCATTGTCGCCTGAACTTTGTTCGCGGCACCGACGACGTAACGGGCCCGCGGCCGCCGCGCCGTCAAGGCGGATTCTATGGTGGCGGCAACAGTGTCTGCAGGAACCGCCACCTTCTGCGAGAGGGGGATCGACTTGCGGTATCCGGCAATGTGTTTGGCGTAGAGAGCGCGGTGTTCGCGCGACATGTCACTCACCAGGTCTTCGAGGGTGGATTCGGCGTCGCGCCAGATGTCGGTGTCGGTTTGGCCTGGTTCGATCAGCACGACGGGGATCTTCCAGGGCCGCACTTCCATTCGCAGCGCGTCCGCCATGCCTTCGAGAGCGAACTTCGACGCGTTGTAGGCGCCCGTCATCGGGGTGGCGATCCGGCCGCTGACCGACGACACGAACAGCACTCGTCCGCGGGAGGCCCGGAGCCGGGGCAACAACGCGCGGGTGACGGCATGCTGACCGATGACGTTGACATCGAGTTGGTGTCGAAGCTGTTCGGGTGAGACGGCTTCCACCGGACCGCCGACGACGATGCCGGCATTGTTGACAACCGCGTCCAGCTCGGCAGGCAACACGCGGTCCAGGTCTGCCACGTGGTCGGCGTCGGTGATGTCGAGGACGACGGGTGTGATCAGTCCGGGGGCCAGTGCGCGTAACTCGGCGCCGGCGGCGTCGTCACGCACTCCCGCGAATACGTTCCAGCCCGCATTCGCGAGGCGCTGCGTGGTCGCGCGTCCGATACCGCGGGAGGCGCCGGTGATCAATATGGTGGGCATGGCAGCGACGGTATATCGGATCGCCGAACTTAGGGTCACCTACCTTTCCGGTACCGTGGGTTCGAATGCGATGAGAGGAACCAACGCGTGGCCAAGAAGCTCAACACCATGACGGTGCAACGGACCGAACAACTCACCCCTCACATGGTGAGGGTGTATCTCGGTGGTCCCGGGTTCGAAGAGTTCACACCGGTGGACGACACCGACATGTACGTCAAGATCCTGTTCCCGCCCGAGGGCGTTCGGTATCCCGAGCCGTTCGACCTTGAGCGGATCCGGAAGGAGTTCGAGCCAGGTCAACAACCGGTCCTGCGGACGTACACGGTGCGAAGGGTCGACACGGTGGCCCGCGAAGTGGCGATCGATTTCGTGGTACACGGCACCGAGGGACTCGCGGGGCCATGGGCGGCATCCACACAACCAGGCGAAGTGGTGCGATTCTTGGGCCCTGGCAGTGGATACCGCCCCAGATCCGACGTCGACTGGCATCTGCTCGCTTCCGATGAAGCAGGATTGCCCGCGCTCGCCGCAGCCCTGGAATCGATGCCCGATGGCGCGGTCGTGAAGGCCTTCATCGAGGTAGCCGGGCCGGACGATCACGTCGACATCGCAGCCCCTGACACCGCCGAGATCACCTGGTTGCACCGGGGTGGCTCGTCGGATGAGGTGGGGGACGACAAAGCCGGCGCCAACGCTCCCATCGTCGCGGCCGTCAGGCAGGCAGACTGGCTGCCGGGCACGGTTCAGGTGTTCATCCACGGCGAGGCAGAGGCGGTCATGCACAATCTGCGCGCCTATGTCAGGAAAGAGCGCGGCGTTCCGGCATCGCACGCTTCCATCTCGGGGTACTGGCGTCGTGGCCGGACAGAAGAAGGGTTCCGGCAATGGAAAGCGGAACTCAAGAAGAAGGAAGAGGCCGCCGGCAGCGCAGTCTGACCTGTTGATCCCCGCGAACGGGTGCGATCGGGACACAAAAGCCGCACGGTCGGGTGTGGCGTCTTGCAGTAGAGGTCCGAGATCGCTTGGCTGAATCGGTGAGTGCCGCGATCATCGACGAGTACGAGAGCTATCTGCGCCTCGAATGTGGGCACAGCGACCACACCGTGCGCGCCTACCTCGGTGACATCCGGTCGCTGATCAGTTTCGCGGGTGCCCGCGGCGTCGCACCGACGGCAATCGACCTGGGTCAGCTGCGTGCCTGGCTCGCGGCACACAGCAAGGCGGGAGCAGCCCGCACCACCATCGCGCGACAGGCTTCGTCGGCAAAACGCTTCACGGCCTGGGCAACCCGCGAGGGCATCCTCGCCGTGGATCCGGGCACCCGACTGCAGGCACCCCGGGCTCATCGCACCCTTCCGGGGGTGTTGAGCACAGAGCAGGCGCAAGCGGCCATGCAACCGGCGCCTGCCGACGGTTCACAGAACCAGTCCGACCCAGCTGACCCGGCTGACCCCATCGGCCAGCGGAACCGACTGATCGTCGAATTGTTGTACGCCACGGGCATTCGGGTGGGGGAGTTGTGCGGCCTCGATATCGGGGACGTCGACACGGGACGCAACGTCGTCAGGGTCATCGGTAAAGGCGACAAGGAACGGACGGTGCCGTTCGGCGCCCCCGCAGCCGCCGCGTTGGAGACGTGGCTGAGGACTGGGCGGCCGGCGCTGGCGCAACCCAAGGCGGGCAACGCGTTGCTTGTCGGGGCCAAGGGCGGACGACTCGATCAGCGGATGGCCCGCACGGTGGTCCACCAGATACTCAGGAGCCTGCCCGACACCCCTGACCTCGGCCCTCACGGATTGCGCCACAGTGCGGCGACCCATCTCCTCGAAGGAGGCGCCGACCTTCGCGTGGTGCAGGAACTGCTGGGCCACGCGAGCCTTGCGACAACGCAGCTGTACACCCACGTCAGTGTCGAACGTCTTCGTAAGGTCCACGATCAGGCGCACCCCAGGGCTTGACGGCCGCCGGCCTCACGCGTCGCCTGTCTCGAGGGGCTTCAGACGCACCCGCACAACACCGAGCAAGGCCAGCGGATCGAGGTAGGTCGCCGACGCTCCGGCTCCGCGACGCGCGCCCCAATGCAGACACGGGCGAGCGCAGCCCTCATGGCCTGGCTCGAGCACACCGATCGGCGAGCCGCGGGCCACCGGCGTACCGGCGCGCACTGAGGACTTCACCGGTTCATACGTGGTCAACAAACCGTCCGGGTGCCGAATCGACACCACCGGCTTTCCTGCGACGGGACCCGCGAAATGCACCACCCCGTCGCCTGCCGAATAGACGGTGGCGCCTGACGTCGCAGCAAGATCGACACCGCGGTGGCCGGGCAGCCAGCGCTGCGTGGGCGGCTCGAAGGTGCGTAGCACTTGTGGGGTCGGAGGCAGCGGCCAGGTGAACCCACGCGATGGCGCCGAGGCGGGTGCGGCGCGTGCTGTCGGCTGCGACTGCAGCGCGAGCAGCGGTACGGCGGCCACGATCACGCCCAACAGCGCTGCCGCGCGGCACAGTGCCCACCAGAAAGCCATGGATCCGAGCCTGCTGGATCTGTCAGCCGATCGCGCGATGACCTGCGAAGATGTGCATGAAAGATTCTTCTGTCCACAACGCTCGCCGAGGCCTTGACATCGGGCCCGCTTCGGCACGGGAAGCGATTTCGTGTCGGGCCCTCACGCGCGTAGACTCATGTGGCGCTCTCGCTGCGGCGGGAGTGACTTCGCGCGTCTGCAGTCGGTCAGCGTCATGCCGGCCGAGACAGCGTGTGGGCAGTCCTCGTCGGTGATCGTTCTCCACCGGGGGTTCCACACGTGCCAGGCGCCAGGGCCGACGACCAACCGGGCGCCGGCATGAACTGCAATGAAAGTGAATTATGGCTGTCGTAACCATGAAGCAGCTGCTGGACAGCGGCGCTCATTTCGGGCATCAGACCCGTCGTTGGAATCCGAAGATGAAGCGATTCATCTTCACCGATCGCAACGGCATCTACATCATCGACCTGCAGCAGACGCTGACGTACATCGACAAGGCGTACGAGTTCGTCAAGGAGACGGTTGCCCACGGTGGCACCATCCTCTTCGTCGGAACCAAGAAGCAGGCTCAGGAATCCATCGCCTCCGAATCGCTGCGCGTGGGCATGCCCTACGTGAACCAGCGCTGGCTCGGCGGCATGCTCACCAACTTCTCCACCGTGCACAAGCGTCTCCAGCGCCTCAAGGAACTCGAGGCCATGGAGCAGACCGGCGGTTTCGAAGGTCGCACCAAGAAGGAAATCCTCATGCTCACGCGTGAGATGACCAAGCTGGATCGCACCCTCGGTGGTATCCGGGACATGTCGAAGGTCCCTTCGGCCATCTGGGTTGTCGACACCAACAAGGAGCACCTCGCGGTCTCCGAGGCTCGCAAGCTGAACATCCCGGTGATCGCCATCCTCGACACGAACTGCGATCCGGACCTCGTCGACTACCCGATCCCGGGTAACGATGACGCCATCCGCAGCGCCGCACTCCTCACCCGCGTCGTCGCTTCGGCGGTTGCCGAGGGCCTGCAGGCTCGTGCCGGTCAGAGTGCCGATGCCGACGCCAAGCCCGAAGGTGGCGCCACCGAGCCGCTGGCCGAATGGGAGCAGGAACTGCTCACCCAGGCGACCACACCGGCCGCAGGCACCGAGGAAGCTGCCCCGGCGCAGGCCGAAACCCCCGCGCAGGCCTGATCCCTCCGGCTTTCGCATCACCCCCGACACAATCGACAGGAGGCTCGCCCACCCATGGCGAATTACACCGCCGCTGACGTCAAGCGGCTCCGTGACCTCACCGGCGCGGGCATGCTCGACTGCAAGAACGCGCTGGCCAACAACGACGGCGATTTCGACAAGGCCGTCGAAGAACTGCGGATCAAGGGCGCCAAGGACGTCGGCAAGCGTGCCGAGCGGTCCACCGCCGAAGGTCTGATCGCCGCCAAAGACGGCGCGATGATCGAGATCAACTCCGAGACGGACTTCGTGGCCAAGAACGACGAGTTCCAGGCGCTGGCCGCTCAGGTTCTCGACGCTGCGGTCGCCGCCAAGACGTCGGACGTGGAGGCCCTCAAGGCCACCAGCGTCGGCGACAAGACGGTCGACGAGCTGATCCAGGCGCTCTCCGCCAAGATCGGCGAGAAGCTGGTCTTGAACCGGGTCTCGTACCACGAGGGCAATGTGGCGTCCTACCTGCACAAGCGGGCTTCGGATCTGCCGCCTGCCGTCGGCGTCCTGGTGGAGTACACCGGCGACACCCCCGAGGCTGCGGAAGCTGCTCGTGGAGCCGCAATGCAGGTTGCTGCGTTGCGCGCCAAGTACGCCTCGCGCGACGAGGTGCCCGAGGACGTGGTGGCTTCCGAGCGTCGCATCGCCGAGCAGACCGCTCGCGAGGAGGGCAAGCCCGAACAGGCACTGCCCAAGATCGTCGAAGGTCGGCTCAACGGATTCTTCAAGGACGTCGTGCTGGTCGACCAGCCGTCGGTCCAGGAATCCAAGAAGACGGTCAAGGCCGTCCTCGACGAGGCAGGGGCGCAGGTTGTGTCCTTCACTCGTTTCGAGGTCGGACAGGCCTGAGTTTTCATGAGAGAACCCCGTGCGAATCAATCGATTCGCCGGGGTTCTTTGTGCTCGTTTAGGATTGGCCCGGACCCGGGACGCATCCCGGAACTGCCGGCACCAACAACCCGCCGCGCCCACAATCGCTCCATGGAGGAACGCCACATGACCGACGACGCCACAGCTCAACGCGCCGGGTTCAAACGGGTTGTCCTGAAGCTGGGCGGCGAGATGTTCGGCGGCGGCAAGGTCGGTCTCGACCCCGACGTCGTGTCCACCGTCGCCGACCAGATCGCCGAGGTGGTCGACACCGGTGTCCAGGTGGCCGTGGTGATCGGCGGCGGAAACTTCTTCCGCGGCGCCGAACTACAGCAGCGGGGCCTCGAGCGCGCCCGGTCCGACTACATGGGCATGCTCGGCACCGTTATGAATTGCCTTGCGCTACAAGACTTCCTGGAGAAGCGCGGCGTCGTCACCCGAGTGCAGACAGCCATCACGATGGGGCAGGTCGCAGAACCGTACATTCCGCTGCGTGCCCAGCGGCACCTCGAGAAGGGCCGTGTCGTCATCTTCGGAGCCGGCATGGGAATGCCGTACTTCTCCACGGACACCACCGCTGCGCAACGCGCCCTCGAGATCAAGGCCGAGGTGGTTCTCATGGCCAAGGGCGTCGAGGGCGTCTACTCCGCCGATCCCAGGATCGACCCGGACGCCACCCTGTACCGCGAGATCACCCACCGTGAGGTGCTCGAACAGGGCCTCAAGGTCGCCGACGCCACCGCATTCAGTCTCTGTATGGACAACCAGATGCCCATCCTGGTCTTCAACCTGCTCGAGCAGGGCAACATCGCCCGTGCGGTCGCAGGTGAGAAGATCGGAACACTGGTCAGCACCTGACCCGCGACTCGGCCCGCCCGTCGTCGCGGAGACGGGCCGCCGCGGCACCATCACCACACGACAACGGAGGACACCATGATCGACGACGCGCTGCTCGACGCCGAGGAAAAAATGGAGAAGGCCGTCATTGTGGCCCGCGACGACATGGGTTCGGTCCGAACCGGTCGGGCGAACCCGGCGATGTTCAACCGCGTCACCATCGACTACTACGGTGCGCCCACCCCGATCACACAGGTGTCGTCCATCAACACCCCGGAGCCGCGCATGGTGGTGATCAAGCCGTACGAGCAGTCGTCACTGGGCCTGATCGAAACAGCGATCCGCAACTCCGACCTCGGTGTCAATCCGACCAACGACGGCAACATCATCCGGGTCGCCATACCCCAGCTCACCGAGGAACGACGCCGTGAACTGGTCAAACAGGTCAAATCCAAGGGTGAGGACGCCAAGGTGTCCATCCGCAACGTGCGCCGAAAAGCGGTCGATGAACTCAAACGCATCCAAAAAGACGGCGAAGCCGGTGAGGATGAGGTGACCCGGGCCGAAAAGGATCTGGACAAGACCACCTCGACGTACGTCGCGCAGGTCGACGAATTGGTCAAACACAAGGAAAGCGAACTGCTCGAGGTCTAGTCATCCGATGACGACTTCACGCAGTTCCAGGGGAGCAGGGCAGACGGTGACCGACACAGATCGGCCGCAGGACACACCAGGACCGCAGCCCAAGGGCTCCACCTCGCGGGCCGGCCGGAACCTCCCGGCCGCCATCGGGGTCGGGGGCGCTCTGGGAGTGTCGCTGATCCTGATCCTCACCTTCGTCCCCGAGGTCTGGTTCCCGGTCGTGGCGGTGGCCATCGCGGTCGCCAGCTGGGAGGTCACCAAACGATTCCGAGACGCCGGTATCAAGGTGGCGCTGATCCCGATCCTCGTGGGAGGACAGGCGATCATCTGGGTGAGCTGGCCTTGGGGGATCACCGGATCAGTGGTGGCCTTTGCCGCGACGGTCCTGGTCTCGATGATCTGGAAACTGCTCTCGCAGGGATTGCATGCGGCGCCTCAGAACTACCTCCAGGACCTCGCCGGCACCACGTTGGTGCTCGCCTGGCTACCGCTGATGGGCGCCTTCGGCGCCTCGATGGTGCTCGAAGAGCACGGTGCGGCGAAGGTCTTCACACTGATGATCGTCGTCGCCTGTTCCGATATCGGCGGGTACGTCGCGGGAGTCACCTTCGGCCGGCACGCGATGGTTCCCGCGATCAGCCCGAAGAAGTCCTGGGAGGGCATGGCCGGATCCATGCTGTTCGGCATCGTCGGCGCCGTCCTCACCGTCACCTACCTCGTCGACTCCCACTGGTGGATCGGACTGATCCTCGGGCCGGTGCTGGTCGTGTGCGCCACACTCGGCGATCTCGTGGAGTCACAGGTCAAGCGTGATCTCGGTATCAAGGACATGGGCACGCTGCTGCCAGGCCACGGCGGGATCATGGACCGACTCGACTCGGTGCTGCCGTCGGCCTTCGTGGTGTGGGCCGTGCTGGGCGCGCTGCTCTGATCGCTCACCGACCGCGGTCTCAACCGCAATCGGTGAACGTCGGGTTCAGGGCCGGGCCTTCTTCACCGCCCGGCGAACCTGCAACATCCGAAGACTCCCGATGATCGCGGTGATGACGGCGCCGAGGATCGCCGCGACGAGCAGGCTCACGCCGAGCGGCAGGTTCACACTCCAGAAGAAGAGATCGACCTGCTGCTTGTCGAGGTTCTGCAGGATGAAGATGAGCAGCACGAGGGTCACCAGGACACCGATGATGAGCCCGACCCAGGCTGCGCGAGTGCGGGTGTGCCTCACGTCGTCGAGCGCTTTGCGCCGCTCGTCCTCGCGGTGGTCGGCGGCGGGGACATCGCTGCCGGTGTAGTCCGGGGGAGGCGCGCTGCCGGGGGTGGCCGGGTCGTACGCGGGTTCCTGCGGGTAACCCTCGGGCTGTTGGTAAGTCATGTGCTCCATGGTGCGTCAGCGCGCACCGAACGACAATGACGGTGATCGAATTGGCATCATCACCGGGCCGAATTGGCTTCTGTGGCCCCAGTCCGTCACCCTTGTGTTATGACAAGTCCGCTGCCGCTGGTGTTCGACGCGCCCAAACGGGGCAAGCCGCCGCAGCATCTGGCCGACCTCGACGCCGCCGGCCGGGTCGCCGCAGTGACAAAACTGGGCTTGCCCAAGTTCCGTGCGGATCAATTGGCCCGCCAGTACTACGCCCGCCTCAACGCCGACCCGGCCGAGATGACGGACTTGCCTGCGGCCACGCGTGAAACCGTCGGTCAGGCTCTGTTCCCACAGCTGATGACGGTGGTTCGCCATATCGCCTGTGACGACAACACCACGCGCAAGACCCTGTGGCGACTTCATGACGGCACGCTTCTCGAGTCGGTGTTGATGCGGTATTCCGATCGCACCACTCTGTGCATCTCTAGTCAGGCCGGCTGTGGCATGGCCTGCCCGTTCTGCGCGACGGGTCAGGGCGGCCTCGACCGCAATCTCTCCACCGCAGAGATCGTCGACCAGGTGCGCGCCGCCGCCCGGTCCATGCGTGACGGGGAACTCGGCGACCCCGGGCGTCTCTCCAACGTCGTCTTCATGGGAATGGGCGAACCGCTCGCAAACTACAAGAGGGTCATCGACGCCGTCCGGCGCATCACGTCACCGGCTCCCGAAGGCCTCGGGATCTCGCAGCGGTCGGTCACGGTGTCGACCGTGGGTCTGGCGCCCGCCATCCGGCGGATGGCCGACGAAGGACTGACCGTGACCCTCGCGGTGTCGCTGCACACCCCGGACGACGAACTGCGCGACACCCTGGTTCCGGTGAACAACCGGTGGTCGGTGCGCGAGGTACTCGACGCCGCCCGCTACTACGCGGACTCCACCGGTCGGCGGGTCTCAATCGAATACGCCCTCATCCGCGACATCAACGACCAGCCGTGGCGTGCCGACTTGCTCGGCGAGAAGCTGCGCAAGGCACTCGGACCCCTGGTGCACGTGAATCTGATCCCCCTCAACCCGACGCCGGGCTCGAAGTGGGACGCGAGCCCCAAGCCTGTCGAGCGCGAGTTCGTGAGACGCGTGATCGCGCAGGGTGTTTCGTGTACGGTTCGCGACACCCGTGGCCAGGAGATCGCCGCGGCCTGCGGGCAACTCGCTGCCGAAGAGCGCTGAGGCACCTTCACCTGGCACGGCCCTCGGCTGATGCCACGCACCATGTGTGCGGCATTCGCAGGACAAGTGTCCCCCCGTACATCGATCAGATGCTGTACTCGTCACACACGCCCGAACAGATGAGACGAGACCATGACTTCCCAGGCGCCCATGACCACGGACCAATTCGCCGACCATGTGTTCGGTGCTCTACTCGGCGCCCAGCAGGTCCAGGCGCTGTATCTGGGTGACCGGCTCGGCTGGTACGAACTGCTCGCGAAGGAAGGCCCGCTGTCACCAGCGGAATTGGCGGAGCGATCCGGGACAGCGGAACGCTATGCGCGGGAGTGGCTCGAGCATCAGGCGGTCTCGGGTTACGTGATCGCCGACATCGGGCCCGAGGTCACCCGATTCGCACTGCCGGCAGAGTATTCCGAGGTTCTGGTGAACGGTGACAGCCTGTCGTACCTCGCCCCGCTGGCACGGTTGTCGGTCGCCACGGGGAGTCAGATGTCGGAACTGCTGCAGGCCTATCGCAGCGGCGGCGGTGTGTCGTGGCAGCAACTCGGCGCCGATGCCCGCGAGGCGCAGTCGTACGCCAACCGGCCGATGTACATGGGGCAGCTGACTTCTGAGTTCCTACCGCAGATCCCTGATCTGCATGCGTTGTTGACGTCGGGT is a window from the Williamsia sp. DF01-3 genome containing:
- a CDS encoding tyrosine recombinase XerC, whose product is MAESVSAAIIDEYESYLRLECGHSDHTVRAYLGDIRSLISFAGARGVAPTAIDLGQLRAWLAAHSKAGAARTTIARQASSAKRFTAWATREGILAVDPGTRLQAPRAHRTLPGVLSTEQAQAAMQPAPADGSQNQSDPADPADPIGQRNRLIVELLYATGIRVGELCGLDIGDVDTGRNVVRVIGKGDKERTVPFGAPAAAALETWLRTGRPALAQPKAGNALLVGAKGGRLDQRMARTVVHQILRSLPDTPDLGPHGLRHSAATHLLEGGADLRVVQELLGHASLATTQLYTHVSVERLRKVHDQAHPRA
- the rpsB gene encoding 30S ribosomal protein S2 — encoded protein: MAVVTMKQLLDSGAHFGHQTRRWNPKMKRFIFTDRNGIYIIDLQQTLTYIDKAYEFVKETVAHGGTILFVGTKKQAQESIASESLRVGMPYVNQRWLGGMLTNFSTVHKRLQRLKELEAMEQTGGFEGRTKKEILMLTREMTKLDRTLGGIRDMSKVPSAIWVVDTNKEHLAVSEARKLNIPVIAILDTNCDPDLVDYPIPGNDDAIRSAALLTRVVASAVAEGLQARAGQSADADAKPEGGATEPLAEWEQELLTQATTPAAGTEEAAPAQAETPAQA
- a CDS encoding M23 family metallopeptidase — encoded protein: MAFWWALCRAAALLGVIVAAVPLLALQSQPTARAAPASAPSRGFTWPLPPTPQVLRTFEPPTQRWLPGHRGVDLAATSGATVYSAGDGVVHFAGPVAGKPVVSIRHPDGLLTTYEPVKSSVRAGTPVARGSPIGVLEPGHEGCARPCLHWGARRGAGASATYLDPLALLGVVRVRLKPLETGDA
- a CDS encoding YifB family Mg chelatase-like AAA ATPase, with the translated sequence MKLGRVRSVAINGVEGVVVEIEASIGQGLPGVHLVGLGDAALKEAKDRVRAAITNTAAASKGADGGEGAVAKWPEGRITLALSPATLPKSGSMYDLALALAVLAAGNDYAPAYLEKSVFLGELALDGRVRPVRGVLPAVVAARQAGFTHAVVPLGNVAEAGLVSGIEVGGASHLREVLAWLKGMFVLDTVGPRQPARSVVAGPDLCDVVGQDEARYAMEVAAAGAHHLLLTGPPGIGKTMLARRLPGILPPLNEAEALEVTAIHSIAGGLPSDHPLIRDAPFIAPHHSTTVTAMIGGGTGMAKPGAVSRAHRGVLFLDECAELGVKVLETLRTPLEDGEVRVARRDGVARFPARFQLILAANPCPCAPANDVDCVCSPTARRRYLGKLSGPLMDRVDIRVRMDPPGTAALAGGPAESSAVVRERVMAARAAARERWLTHGWQTNAEVPGAVLRRGDFRLPGSVVRPIELFLRDGRVTARGADRALRLAWTLADLSGDDQPTENHVAQALMFRDRGYN
- the tsf gene encoding translation elongation factor Ts, with the protein product MANYTAADVKRLRDLTGAGMLDCKNALANNDGDFDKAVEELRIKGAKDVGKRAERSTAEGLIAAKDGAMIEINSETDFVAKNDEFQALAAQVLDAAVAAKTSDVEALKATSVGDKTVDELIQALSAKIGEKLVLNRVSYHEGNVASYLHKRASDLPPAVGVLVEYTGDTPEAAEAARGAAMQVAALRAKYASRDEVPEDVVASERRIAEQTAREEGKPEQALPKIVEGRLNGFFKDVVLVDQPSVQESKKTVKAVLDEAGAQVVSFTRFEVGQA
- a CDS encoding siderophore-interacting protein, which codes for MAKKLNTMTVQRTEQLTPHMVRVYLGGPGFEEFTPVDDTDMYVKILFPPEGVRYPEPFDLERIRKEFEPGQQPVLRTYTVRRVDTVAREVAIDFVVHGTEGLAGPWAASTQPGEVVRFLGPGSGYRPRSDVDWHLLASDEAGLPALAAALESMPDGAVVKAFIEVAGPDDHVDIAAPDTAEITWLHRGGSSDEVGDDKAGANAPIVAAVRQADWLPGTVQVFIHGEAEAVMHNLRAYVRKERGVPASHASISGYWRRGRTEEGFRQWKAELKKKEEAAGSAV
- a CDS encoding SDR family oxidoreductase — its product is MPTILITGASRGIGRATTQRLANAGWNVFAGVRDDAAGAELRALAPGLITPVVLDITDADHVADLDRVLPAELDAVVNNAGIVVGGPVEAVSPEQLRHQLDVNVIGQHAVTRALLPRLRASRGRVLFVSSVSGRIATPMTGAYNASKFALEGMADALRMEVRPWKIPVVLIEPGQTDTDIWRDAESTLEDLVSDMSREHRALYAKHIAGYRKSIPLSQKVAVPADTVAATIESALTARRPRARYVVGAANKVQATMVGALPTAVADLLLRTVIGVPRRP
- the dprA gene encoding DNA-processing protein DprA: MLDDNTRLDWAYLAGVAEPPNAALHKLIAEVGATEAARAVSRQSVPPGHEEVLRATAARHQVNTAEEDLSAIARLGGRLVTPADDEWPGWQLLALGRADTAAKGGEPVALWARGPARLDGAVDRSVALVGSRAASGYGEHVTSSLTGGLVGEGWSVISGGAYGIDGVAHRCALAADGTTVAVLACGLDRDYPAGHARLIAEIARTGVVVSEYRPGTSAAKHRFLTRNRLVAALSRAVVVVEAGGRSGAANTAAWTRKLGLPLGAVPGPVTSATSIGCHRMIADGVAQLVTSSDDIIRLAEPDGVTGSEARTSSMRPTDGLDETQQRTYDAVPARGSLTIGEIAFASGLAVREVRSALAVLETRGLLSTNGSGWRLAGSR